Proteins encoded by one window of Lutibacter sp. A64:
- a CDS encoding DUF2797 domain-containing protein, translated as MQYQTVLKKMKTELNDQVQYYLDVENDFLVLNQLLDKEIEISFEGYQCLCCGKEKKIFRQGFCYDCFYKSAAVGDWIMKPELSTAHKGIEDRDLEYEKSVQLQPHIVYLALSSNVKVGVTRKTQIPTRWIDQGASKAIEIVEVPNRYLAGITEVALKEYVADKTSWQKMLKNEISDADLIEEREKLKKYIPKKVEPYFLANNSKITEVNYPVLQYPKKIKTLNLEKAHVYSGKLKGVKGQYLLFEDNTVFNVRNNEGYKVIITVN; from the coding sequence ATGCAATATCAAACTGTACTAAAAAAAATGAAAACTGAACTAAATGATCAAGTTCAATATTACTTAGATGTTGAAAATGATTTTTTAGTTTTAAACCAACTATTAGATAAAGAAATTGAAATTAGTTTTGAAGGGTATCAATGTTTGTGTTGCGGTAAAGAAAAGAAAATATTTAGACAAGGTTTTTGTTACGATTGTTTTTATAAAAGTGCTGCTGTTGGAGATTGGATTATGAAACCAGAATTAAGTACAGCGCATAAAGGTATTGAAGATAGAGATTTAGAGTATGAGAAAAGTGTGCAGTTACAACCACATATTGTATATTTAGCGCTATCAAGTAATGTAAAAGTTGGGGTTACTAGAAAAACTCAAATCCCAACACGTTGGATTGATCAAGGTGCATCAAAAGCAATTGAAATTGTAGAAGTACCTAATAGATATTTAGCTGGTATTACAGAAGTTGCTTTAAAAGAATATGTAGCAGATAAAACAAGCTGGCAAAAAATGTTAAAAAATGAAATTTCTGATGCCGATTTGATTGAGGAACGAGAAAAATTAAAAAAATACATTCCTAAAAAAGTAGAACCTTATTTTTTAGCTAATAATAGTAAAATTACAGAAGTTAATTATCCAGTTTTACAATATCCTAAAAAAATTAAAACCTTAAATTTAGAGAAAGCTCATGTGTACTCTGGTAAATTAAAAGGTGTAAAAGGACAGTATTTGTTGTTTGAAGATAATACTGTTTTTAATGTTAGAAATAACGAAGGTTATAAAGTAATAATAACGGTTAATTAA
- a CDS encoding DegT/DnrJ/EryC1/StrS family aminotransferase, whose protein sequence is MKKIQMVDLQSQYAKIQEQVDSKISEVLKSAAYINGPEVHSFQKNLETYLDVKHVIPCANGTDALQIAMMGLGLAPGDEVITADFTFAATVEVIALLHLTPVLVDVEKDSFNINIEALKKAITPKTKAIVPVHLFGQCANMDAVLEVAKEHNLFVIEDTAQAIGASYTFKDGTTKKAGTIGNVGTTSFFPSKNLGCYGDGGAIFTNDDDLAHTIRGIVNHGMYKRYYHDVVGVNSRLDSVQAAVLNVKLPLLDAYCEARQKAAAYYSNAFAGNENIITPAKSNFTTHVFHQYTLQILNGKRNELHQHLLDNGIPNAIYYPVPLHSQKAYTDKRYNEDDFKVTNKLIDTVISLPMHTELDEEQLNFITSTILNFINK, encoded by the coding sequence ATGAAAAAAATACAAATGGTTGACCTTCAAAGTCAATACGCTAAAATTCAAGAGCAAGTAGACTCAAAAATTTCAGAAGTTTTAAAATCTGCAGCTTATATAAATGGACCTGAAGTCCACTCTTTTCAAAAAAATTTAGAAACATATTTAGATGTAAAACATGTAATTCCTTGCGCAAATGGTACCGACGCACTTCAAATTGCAATGATGGGATTAGGCCTAGCACCTGGAGACGAGGTTATTACAGCTGATTTTACTTTTGCAGCAACTGTTGAAGTTATTGCCCTTTTACACTTAACACCTGTTTTGGTTGATGTTGAAAAGGACTCTTTCAATATAAATATTGAAGCACTAAAAAAAGCAATCACTCCAAAAACAAAAGCTATTGTTCCTGTACATTTATTTGGGCAATGTGCAAATATGGATGCAGTTTTAGAAGTTGCAAAAGAACATAATTTATTTGTTATTGAAGATACAGCACAAGCAATTGGAGCTAGCTATACCTTTAAAGATGGCACAACTAAAAAAGCAGGAACTATTGGAAACGTTGGAACAACATCATTCTTTCCTTCTAAAAACTTAGGATGTTATGGAGATGGTGGTGCTATTTTTACAAATGATGATGATTTAGCTCATACAATTAGAGGAATTGTAAACCACGGAATGTACAAACGTTATTACCACGATGTTGTAGGAGTTAATTCTAGACTAGATAGCGTACAAGCAGCTGTTCTAAATGTAAAATTACCTCTTTTAGATGCTTATTGCGAAGCTAGACAAAAAGCCGCTGCGTACTACTCTAATGCTTTTGCAGGAAATGAAAACATTATAACACCTGCCAAAAGTAACTTTACAACACACGTTTTTCATCAATACACACTACAAATTTTAAATGGTAAAAGAAACGAACTACACCAACATCTACTGGATAATGGAATTCCAAATGCCATTTATTACCCTGTACCATTACACAGCCAAAAAGCATATACAGACAAACGTTATAATGAGGATGATTTTAAAGTAACAAATAAATTAATTGATACTGTTATTTCTTTGCCTATGCACACAGAATTAGATGAAGAACAATTAAATTTTATAACATCAACAATTTTAAATTTTATAAATAAATAA
- the fabD gene encoding ACP S-malonyltransferase, with amino-acid sequence MKAYIFPGQGAQFTGMGLDLYQSSPLAQELFEKANRILGFSITDIMFEGTAEDLKQTKVTQPAIFLHSVILAKTLGDDFKPEMVAGHSLGELSALVANGVLTFEDGLKLVSKRALAMQKACEAQESTMAAVLGLEDTIVEEVCASVDGVVVAANYNCPGQLVISGEIAAIDKACELLTEKGARRALKLPVGGAFHSPLMAPAREELAEAIKNTTFSEPICPVYQNVVAKAVTNPDEIKENLIAQLTAPVRWTQCVQAMIADGGTEFIEVGPGKVLQGLMRKIDRSVSASGAGA; translated from the coding sequence ATGAAAGCATACATATTTCCAGGTCAAGGAGCGCAATTTACAGGAATGGGATTAGATTTATATCAAAGTTCACCTTTAGCCCAAGAACTCTTCGAAAAAGCAAACCGTATTTTAGGTTTCTCTATAACAGACATTATGTTTGAAGGTACTGCAGAAGATTTAAAACAAACAAAAGTTACCCAACCTGCAATTTTTTTGCACTCAGTGATTTTAGCTAAAACATTAGGTGATGATTTTAAACCAGAAATGGTTGCGGGTCATTCTTTAGGAGAACTTTCTGCTTTAGTTGCAAATGGGGTGCTAACTTTTGAAGACGGACTTAAATTGGTGTCTAAAAGAGCTTTAGCAATGCAAAAAGCTTGTGAAGCACAAGAATCTACTATGGCGGCTGTTTTAGGATTAGAAGATACCATTGTTGAGGAAGTTTGTGCTAGTGTAGATGGAGTAGTGGTAGCTGCTAATTATAATTGTCCTGGGCAATTGGTTATTTCAGGAGAAATTGCAGCCATAGATAAAGCTTGTGAATTGTTAACAGAAAAAGGAGCAAGACGTGCTTTAAAATTACCAGTAGGAGGTGCATTTCACTCTCCGTTAATGGCTCCGGCAAGAGAAGAGTTAGCTGAAGCAATTAAAAATACTACTTTTAGTGAACCTATTTGTCCTGTTTATCAAAATGTTGTGGCAAAAGCGGTTACAAATCCAGATGAAATTAAAGAAAATTTAATAGCGCAATTAACGGCACCTGTACGCTGGACACAATGCGTGCAAGCTATGATTGCTGATGGAGGAACAGAATTTATTGAAGTTGGACCGGGTAAAGTTTTACAAGGTTTAATGCGTAAAATAGATAGAAGTGTTTCTGCCAGTGGAGCAGGTGCTTAG
- the cysM gene encoding cysteine synthase CysM, with product MIAKSLFDFIGNTPLIKTKNILTKEHVSLYLKLEGNNPGGSVKDRAAFNMIATALKEGNIKKNDYLIEATSGNTGIALAMIAQQFGIKIELVMPENSTKERVQTMQAYGAKVTLTSSKTGIEGSRAYAEKMVTEKGYKMLNQFANEDNWKAHYKTTGPEIWRDTDGKITHFVSAMGTTGTIMGTSTFLKEKNNTIQIIGAQPTDNSRIPGIRKWSPEFLPKIFNPKKVDTVIEVSEIEAREMTKRLAKEEGIFAGMSSGGAVTAALKLAKTIEKGVIVAIICDRGDRYLSSDLFE from the coding sequence ATGATAGCCAAAAGTTTATTCGATTTTATAGGAAATACACCTTTAATTAAAACCAAAAACATTTTAACTAAAGAACATGTTTCGCTCTATCTTAAATTAGAAGGAAACAACCCTGGAGGAAGTGTAAAAGACAGAGCTGCTTTTAATATGATAGCTACAGCATTAAAAGAAGGAAACATCAAAAAAAATGATTATTTAATAGAAGCTACAAGTGGAAATACAGGTATTGCATTAGCAATGATTGCACAACAATTTGGAATTAAAATTGAGTTGGTTATGCCAGAAAACTCAACCAAAGAAAGAGTGCAAACTATGCAAGCTTATGGCGCAAAAGTAACCTTAACATCTAGTAAAACTGGCATTGAAGGCTCAAGAGCCTATGCAGAAAAAATGGTAACAGAAAAAGGATATAAAATGCTTAACCAGTTTGCCAATGAAGATAATTGGAAAGCACATTATAAAACTACTGGCCCAGAAATTTGGAGAGACACCGATGGAAAAATAACTCATTTTGTTTCGGCAATGGGTACAACAGGAACCATTATGGGAACTTCAACTTTTTTAAAAGAAAAAAATAATACCATTCAAATTATTGGAGCACAACCAACCGATAACTCTCGAATTCCTGGTATTCGAAAATGGTCTCCAGAATTTTTACCTAAAATATTTAATCCTAAAAAAGTTGATACCGTTATTGAAGTTAGCGAAATAGAAGCTAGAGAAATGACAAAAAGACTTGCAAAAGAAGAAGGAATTTTTGCAGGAATGAGTAGCGGAGGAGCAGTAACAGCTGCTTTAAAATTAGCTAAAACCATAGAAAAAGGAGTTATAGTTGCTATTATTTGCGACCGTGGAGACCGGTATTTATCATCAGATTTATTTGAATAA
- the galE gene encoding UDP-glucose 4-epimerase GalE, with product MKKVLVTGGLGFIGSHTVVELQNEGFEVLIIDNLSNSSIEVLDKITSITGTKPTYFNIDLREKTAVKDFFANNKVDGIIHFAASKAVGESVQMPLEYYENNLGSLISILQEMKANNLNNFIFSSSCTVYGQADELPITENAPIKPAESPYGNTKQIGEEIIKDATKISDLKAIALRYFNPIGSHESSKIGELPIGIPQNLIPYVVQTAAGIRKELSVFGSDYDTPDGTAVRDYIHVVDLAKAHIVALKRLIENNNKAQYEIFNLGTGKGNSVLEVINTFEKVTGKKVNYKLVDRREGDITAAYADTNFANEELGWKAELTLDEALLSAWKWQEALNSEK from the coding sequence ATGAAAAAAGTTTTAGTTACTGGAGGGTTAGGATTTATTGGCTCACACACAGTTGTAGAGTTACAAAATGAAGGTTTCGAAGTTCTTATTATTGATAATTTATCAAACTCAAGCATTGAAGTTTTAGATAAAATAACTTCAATTACAGGAACAAAACCTACATATTTTAATATCGATTTAAGAGAAAAAACTGCTGTTAAAGATTTTTTCGCAAATAATAAAGTAGATGGAATTATTCATTTTGCAGCATCTAAAGCAGTAGGTGAAAGTGTTCAAATGCCATTAGAATATTATGAAAACAATCTTGGTAGTTTAATTTCTATTTTACAAGAAATGAAAGCTAACAACTTAAATAACTTTATTTTTAGTTCATCTTGTACCGTTTATGGACAAGCAGATGAACTTCCAATTACAGAAAATGCACCTATAAAACCTGCGGAATCTCCTTACGGAAATACAAAACAAATTGGTGAAGAAATTATAAAAGATGCTACCAAAATTTCAGATTTAAAAGCTATTGCATTGCGTTATTTTAATCCAATTGGCTCACACGAATCTTCAAAAATTGGTGAATTACCTATTGGAATACCTCAAAACTTAATTCCTTATGTAGTACAAACTGCAGCTGGAATACGTAAAGAACTTTCCGTTTTTGGAAGTGATTACGATACACCTGACGGTACAGCCGTTAGAGATTACATTCATGTAGTTGACTTAGCAAAAGCACATATTGTTGCTTTAAAAAGACTTATTGAAAATAATAACAAAGCTCAATATGAAATTTTTAACTTAGGTACTGGTAAAGGAAATTCTGTTTTAGAAGTTATAAATACTTTTGAAAAAGTTACTGGTAAAAAAGTAAACTATAAATTAGTAGATAGACGAGAAGGCGACATTACAGCCGCTTATGCCGATACAAATTTTGCAAATGAAGAACTTGGATGGAAAGCTGAATTAACTCTAGATGAGGCTTTACTTTCTGCCTGGAAATGGCAAGAAGCTTTAAATAGCGAAAAATAA
- a CDS encoding queuosine precursor transporter, with amino-acid sequence MNKKLKSEAFTIYLILASMFIAALVASNLIFQKFFYWNPFGWFKFELSVGILPYPITFLITDIISEIYGRKKANQVVIAGIFASFFSMLIVLIANYTPAIESSPIDNQTFTKVFGLSPIAVLASMLAYLFAQFIDIRLFHFWKRKTNGKHLWLRNNFSTFSSQLIDTVTVVGLLCIFNVLPWNIFGSLVLSGFLFKIIIALLDTPFLYFIVHLFKKRFQLKQGEEIALF; translated from the coding sequence ATGAATAAAAAACTAAAATCTGAAGCTTTTACAATTTATTTAATTTTAGCCTCCATGTTTATTGCTGCGCTGGTAGCTTCAAACTTAATTTTTCAAAAATTTTTTTATTGGAATCCTTTTGGCTGGTTTAAATTTGAACTTTCTGTAGGTATTTTACCTTACCCTATTACATTTTTAATTACTGATATTATTTCAGAAATTTATGGACGAAAAAAAGCAAACCAAGTAGTAATTGCAGGTATTTTTGCTTCATTTTTTTCTATGTTAATTGTTCTTATTGCTAATTATACACCTGCAATTGAAAGCTCACCTATAGATAATCAGACTTTTACAAAGGTATTTGGACTGTCTCCAATTGCAGTTTTAGCCTCTATGTTAGCCTATTTATTTGCTCAATTTATTGATATTCGCCTATTTCACTTTTGGAAAAGAAAAACCAATGGTAAACATTTATGGTTGCGCAATAATTTTTCTACTTTCTCTTCACAATTAATTGACACAGTAACTGTAGTTGGTTTATTGTGTATTTTTAATGTGCTTCCTTGGAATATTTTTGGCAGTTTAGTTTTAAGCGGTTTTCTATTTAAAATTATAATTGCACTTTTAGATACTCCTTTTTTATATTTTATAGTGCATCTATTTAAAAAGCGCTTTCAGTTAAAACAAGGAGAGGAAATTGCACTTTTTTAA
- a CDS encoding polyprenyl synthetase family protein yields MKPVELIKQPILQEMELFESKFREAMVTKVPLLNRITHYIVRRKGKQMRPMFVFLVAKMVSGGKFDERTYRGASIIELIHTATLVHDDVVDDSNRRRGFFSVNALWKNKIAVLVGDFLLSKGLLLSIDNEDFDILKLISVAVREMSEGELLQIEKARKLDITEDIYFEIIRQKTATLIAACCGIGAASVGSSKEEVEKMRSFGEFIGTAFQIKDDLFDYTEAHIGKPTGIDIKEQKMTLPLIYTLNNCTEKEKKWLINSVKNHNNNKKRVKEVIAFVKENGGIEYTISKMKEYQTKALDILNTYPDSPYKESLLIMMNYVIERKK; encoded by the coding sequence ATGAAACCAGTAGAACTAATAAAACAACCCATACTTCAAGAAATGGAGCTCTTTGAAAGTAAATTCAGAGAAGCTATGGTAACTAAGGTTCCGCTATTAAATAGAATTACGCATTATATAGTTAGAAGAAAAGGGAAACAAATGCGTCCTATGTTTGTTTTTTTGGTTGCTAAAATGGTTTCGGGAGGTAAATTTGATGAGAGAACTTATAGAGGTGCTTCAATTATAGAATTAATACATACCGCTACTTTAGTACATGATGATGTTGTTGATGATAGTAATAGAAGGCGTGGTTTTTTCTCTGTAAATGCACTTTGGAAAAATAAAATCGCCGTTTTAGTTGGTGATTTTTTATTATCTAAAGGTTTATTACTTTCAATAGATAATGAAGATTTTGATATTTTAAAATTAATTTCAGTTGCAGTTCGAGAAATGAGTGAAGGTGAATTACTTCAAATTGAAAAAGCTCGAAAATTAGACATTACAGAAGATATTTATTTTGAAATTATCCGTCAGAAAACAGCAACTTTAATAGCAGCTTGTTGTGGTATTGGCGCAGCCTCTGTTGGGTCGTCTAAAGAAGAAGTAGAAAAAATGAGAAGCTTTGGAGAATTTATTGGAACTGCTTTTCAAATTAAAGATGATTTATTTGATTATACCGAAGCGCATATTGGAAAACCAACAGGTATAGATATTAAAGAGCAAAAAATGACTCTACCGCTAATTTATACGCTTAATAATTGTACCGAAAAAGAAAAAAAGTGGTTGATAAATTCGGTTAAAAATCATAATAACAATAAAAAAAGAGTAAAAGAAGTTATTGCTTTTGTTAAAGAAAATGGAGGTATTGAATATACAATTTCTAAAATGAAAGAATACCAAACAAAAGCGTTAGATATTTTAAACACCTATCCAGATTCTCCATACAAAGAATCGTTGCTTATTATGATGAATTATGTTATTGAACGAAAAAAATAA
- a CDS encoding bifunctional 3-deoxy-7-phosphoheptulonate synthase/chorismate mutase type II — protein MEITKENRKWLDSMGLDHPIVIAGPCSAETEEQVLKTAHLLKDTDTNVFRAGIWKPRTRPGGFEGVGGIGLPWLQRVREETGMKITTEVGNANHVELALKADVDILWIGARTTVNPFAVQEIADALKGVDKPVLVKNPVNPDLALWLGGVERFQANGISQLGVIHRGFSAYNTGHYRNKPKWHIAIELKKEFPDLPLILDPSHICGRRDTILDVSQTALDLNFDGLMVETHIDPDNAWSDAAQQITPARLDEITKELKIRQKSSSKESFQSKLNLYRKELDLIDGNIIDILSDRMAVAGEIGKLKHKENVAILQSGRWSDILSAMIETGKSKGLSTEFVEEVFKAIHVESINIQRNIK, from the coding sequence TATTGCAGGACCTTGTAGTGCTGAAACTGAAGAACAAGTTTTAAAAACTGCTCATTTATTAAAAGATACAGATACAAACGTGTTTAGAGCTGGTATTTGGAAACCAAGAACAAGACCAGGTGGTTTTGAAGGTGTAGGAGGAATAGGTTTGCCATGGTTACAACGCGTTCGTGAAGAAACAGGAATGAAAATTACTACTGAAGTTGGTAATGCAAATCACGTAGAATTAGCTTTAAAAGCTGATGTGGATATTTTGTGGATTGGAGCTAGAACTACTGTAAATCCTTTTGCTGTTCAAGAAATTGCAGATGCTTTAAAAGGTGTAGATAAGCCAGTTTTAGTTAAAAACCCGGTAAATCCAGATTTAGCATTATGGTTAGGTGGTGTAGAACGTTTTCAAGCAAATGGAATTTCACAATTAGGTGTAATTCACCGTGGGTTCTCGGCATACAATACTGGTCATTACAGAAATAAACCAAAATGGCATATTGCAATTGAATTGAAAAAAGAATTCCCAGATTTACCTTTAATTTTAGATCCATCTCATATTTGTGGACGTAGAGATACTATTTTAGATGTTTCTCAAACAGCTTTAGATTTAAATTTTGATGGTTTAATGGTTGAAACACATATTGATCCAGATAATGCTTGGAGTGATGCTGCACAACAAATTACACCAGCAAGATTGGATGAAATTACTAAAGAATTAAAAATTCGTCAAAAAAGTAGTTCTAAAGAAAGTTTCCAAAGCAAATTAAATTTATACCGTAAAGAGTTAGATTTAATAGATGGTAATATTATTGATATTTTAAGTGATAGAATGGCAGTTGCTGGAGAAATTGGAAAATTAAAGCATAAAGAAAATGTAGCAATTTTACAAAGTGGAAGATGGTCAGATATTTTATCAGCTATGATAGAAACTGGAAAAAGTAAAGGTTTAAGTACAGAATTTGTAGAAGAAGTATTTAAAGCAATACATGTTGAGTCAATAAATATTCAACGTAACATAAAATAA
- a CDS encoding YitT family protein, with translation MIAFIHNLIVKTVKRRFKKSSFRQTKRLSEEVKSIEVSISHSVREVFFILIGVVSAGFGLKGFLLPNSFIDGGAMGISLLISDVTGYSLSVLIVLINLPFIVLGYSNIGKQFALKSILAIIALALSVHFIPYPLITSDKLLIAVFGGFFLGGGIGMSIRGGAVIDGTEVLAIFLSKKSGLTIGDIILIFNIIIFSFGAYILSIEVALYAMLTYMAAAKTIDFIIEGVEEYTGISIISTKSEKIRLMITEDLGRGVTVYVGKGGFGKQEQDLTNFDIIYTIVTRLEIARIKTEIEKIDEHAFIIMNSIKDTKGGMIKKRPLK, from the coding sequence ATGATTGCATTTATACATAATTTAATTGTTAAAACCGTAAAACGTAGATTTAAAAAAAGCTCGTTTAGACAAACTAAAAGATTGTCTGAAGAGGTTAAAAGTATAGAAGTAAGCATCTCTCATAGTGTACGAGAGGTGTTTTTTATTTTAATAGGTGTTGTTTCTGCCGGTTTTGGATTAAAAGGATTTTTATTGCCAAACTCTTTTATTGATGGTGGAGCAATGGGGATATCCTTATTAATTTCAGATGTTACAGGTTATTCCCTATCGGTTTTAATTGTACTTATTAATTTGCCCTTTATAGTTTTAGGGTATTCTAACATTGGTAAACAATTTGCTTTAAAAAGTATTTTAGCAATTATAGCTTTAGCATTATCGGTTCATTTTATTCCATACCCTTTAATTACTTCAGATAAGTTGTTAATCGCTGTTTTTGGTGGTTTTTTCTTAGGTGGTGGTATTGGAATGTCTATTAGAGGTGGTGCTGTTATTGATGGGACAGAAGTTTTAGCAATATTTTTGAGTAAAAAATCTGGACTTACAATAGGTGATATAATTTTAATTTTTAACATTATAATATTTTCCTTTGGAGCCTATATTTTATCAATAGAAGTAGCCTTGTATGCAATGTTAACTTATATGGCTGCAGCAAAAACAATTGATTTTATTATTGAAGGAGTTGAAGAGTATACCGGAATTTCAATAATTTCAACTAAAAGTGAAAAAATTAGGTTAATGATAACTGAAGATCTAGGGCGTGGAGTAACCGTATATGTTGGAAAAGGTGGATTTGGAAAGCAAGAACAAGATTTAACTAATTTTGATATTATTTATACAATTGTTACACGACTTGAAATTGCCAGAATTAAAACAGAAATAGAAAAAATTGACGAGCACGCATTTATAATTATGAATAGCATAAAAGATACTAAAGGTGGAATGATAAAAAAACGACCTTTAAAATAG
- a CDS encoding GH3 auxin-responsive promoter family protein, protein MPFQIVNSIISWFLKKRKHQMELFLKYPIDVQHELLFKLLNKAKNTEVGIKYDFSNIDTYKDFTNNVPIQQYESIEPLIDRTRKGEQNIFWPTQIKWFAKSSGTTNAKSKFIPVSDEALEGCHFKAGKDMLCLYFNNNEEAQLFTGKGLRLGGSSAVYEDNDTYFGDLSAIIIENMPFWADFRSAPKQETALMDEWETKLNAIVKETINEDITSLVGVPSWMLVLLNRVLEKTGKNNILEVWPNLEVYFHGGVNFNPYREQFKKLIPKKEFKYYETYNASEGFFAIQDVNNSLDMLLMLDYGIFYEFIPMDAFNGEDSKAIPLEEVVLNTNYAIVITTNGGLWRYLIGDTVKFTSLDPYRIRITGRTKHFINVFGEELIVENTEEALKQACLKTDTEISEYTAAPIFMNDKTSGGHEWIIEFKKQPQDIHYFTEILDNTLKSINSDYEAKRYNNLTLAMPKINIAQEGLFYEWLKLKGKLGGQHKIPRLSNSRKHLEELLDLEKSNMQQTI, encoded by the coding sequence ATGCCATTTCAAATAGTAAATTCAATAATATCTTGGTTTTTAAAAAAAAGAAAACATCAAATGGAATTGTTTTTAAAATATCCTATTGATGTACAACACGAATTATTGTTTAAATTATTAAATAAAGCTAAAAATACTGAAGTAGGAATTAAATATGACTTCTCAAATATAGACACCTATAAAGATTTTACTAATAACGTACCTATTCAACAATACGAATCTATAGAACCTTTAATAGACCGTACTAGAAAAGGTGAACAAAATATTTTTTGGCCAACCCAAATTAAATGGTTTGCAAAATCTAGTGGAACAACCAATGCTAAAAGCAAATTTATTCCTGTAAGTGATGAAGCCTTAGAAGGTTGCCATTTTAAAGCTGGAAAAGATATGCTTTGTCTGTATTTTAACAATAATGAAGAAGCCCAACTTTTTACTGGTAAAGGCTTGCGTTTAGGAGGTAGTAGCGCTGTTTATGAAGATAATGATACGTATTTTGGTGATTTATCAGCAATAATTATTGAAAACATGCCTTTTTGGGCAGATTTTAGAAGTGCTCCAAAACAAGAAACTGCTTTAATGGATGAATGGGAAACCAAATTAAATGCCATTGTTAAAGAAACTATTAACGAAGATATTACAAGTTTAGTTGGTGTACCTTCTTGGATGTTGGTATTGCTAAATAGAGTTCTAGAAAAAACTGGGAAAAACAATATTTTAGAGGTTTGGCCTAACTTAGAAGTTTATTTTCACGGTGGTGTAAATTTTAATCCATACCGAGAACAATTTAAAAAACTAATTCCTAAAAAGGAATTTAAATACTATGAGACCTACAATGCTTCTGAAGGTTTTTTTGCAATACAAGATGTAAATAATTCTTTAGACATGCTACTAATGCTCGATTATGGAATTTTTTATGAATTTATTCCAATGGATGCCTTTAATGGAGAAGATTCTAAAGCAATTCCACTTGAAGAAGTAGTTTTAAACACCAATTATGCTATAGTTATTACAACTAATGGTGGTTTATGGCGCTATTTAATTGGAGATACTGTAAAATTTACATCATTAGACCCATACAGAATACGAATAACCGGACGCACCAAACACTTTATTAATGTTTTTGGTGAAGAATTAATTGTTGAAAATACAGAAGAAGCTTTAAAACAAGCTTGTTTAAAAACAGATACTGAAATCTCTGAATACACTGCCGCACCTATATTTATGAATGATAAAACTAGTGGTGGACACGAATGGATTATTGAATTTAAAAAACAACCACAAGACATTCACTATTTTACAGAAATATTAGATAATACACTAAAATCTATAAACTCTGATTACGAGGCTAAGAGGTATAATAATTTAACATTAGCAATGCCAAAAATTAATATAGCACAAGAAGGTTTATTTTACGAATGGTTAAAACTTAAAGGTAAATTAGGAGGTCAACATAAAATACCTAGACTTTCAAATTCTAGAAAACATTTAGAGGAATTATTAGACTTGGAAAAATCTAATATGCAACAAACTATTTAG